The DNA window TCTTTAATATTCTTATAAACCCTTTTGTTTAACTGAGGTCTACCAGGCACCACCTTAAATCCTCTTGGGGTCTTAACAAAAGTTCTACAATCATACCCTTGATTTCATCTTTACCTTTAGGCCAATTCTTCCTTTGGGAATTTGTTGCCTGCTGGAAAGCATGAAAATGAGAACTAGTTTTCTTTTCCAACCCAGCGAACTGGATAGATCCTTAGCTGGTCTCTCCCTAGTAACACCTGACATGCCAGTTGAAAGCACCCAGATGGCACTTTTAATATTGCATCTCCACATCTCTTAAGCCAAACCCACAATTTCATCAGGCTCACTTTCTGCCAGTGGCCACAGCACTGTATAACACTGTTCACCCTTGGTCCAAGCAGCTTCCAGCTCCCTTTCCAGTACATTCCCAATTCTTGCTGCCTGTCTTTCAAGCCTTCACCCACCCAGCAAACAAAGTAAAAGCTATATGGCCTTTTAAGAGGTAAATTCAAAAGTCACTtagcatcacttctgccatattatTTTGGCTGAAGTAGTTACATCCCCACTGAGATTCAAGAGGGGGAGTCACAGACTTCACTTCTGGATGAAgcaatatcaaagaatttgtatCCAGGTTTTAGAACCAGCTTATCTGGGATGCTCTATTTCTGTTCTACGTAGCAGACATGCTTTTGTGATCACATATGCTTTTTTGATCATGAGGCAGTCAACTGGGTGGCTAGGCAGTTGGTATAAACTGAGGCACATCAGTTCTCCACATGGCTAGCTCAAACTTCCTCACATTGCAACTAAATTCCAAGAAGGCAAGTCTCAAAATTCCAGCACTTACCAAGCTTCTGCTTGCATCTCATTTGCTGATGGTCCATTGGCCAAAACAAGGCACATGGCCAAGCCCAGAATCGATGTGGAAGGGAATCACACAACGGGCATGGGTACCAGGATGCATGATTCACTGGAGACCATTAATGTAACATTCTATCACACCTGGGCAACTCCCATTCACCTTTAAAGACTCAATTCATATTTCTCCTTCTCCAAGAAAGCTTCTCTGATAGGCTGGGTCATCACTTGTCCCTCCTTCGGGGTCCCACAATAATCTGTACACATCTCTACCTTTGCCTTTACCCTACTGTTTTCTAATCATCTCTATATCATTTCTGTTTCCCCTGTTGGACAACCCTTTGAAGGCAGAGATTGTGCTCTGTTGATCTTTGTAATCCCAGGGTCTAGCCCCATGCCTAGAACAATGTTTTTGTGCCCAGAATAATGTTATTTAATCATACATCCATgaataaaggtttttaaataaatgttgaacatTATATCTCCATGGTGCTTTGTCCTCTTGCCCTCTTCCCTGTGTTCTAAGAGttaacttttatgttttgtcATACTCTCCAACCAACCatgcatttttttcagagagTTGACCTCAACTAGAGAGTAGGAGAGGCAGCACAAAGTAAAGCCCTTGATTCCAAGATGTTTGAATTTCAGAGTCATGTTTCCAAAAAAATCTTCAGAGCAACACAGTTGCCAAATTTCCTTTCTTGCCTTTGGGCATTAAAAACACACATGCCATCTAACACCACCACTTCAAAGAAGCAGAAAGGTATAACCTTAGAAGGAAAGCATAGGCCTTCTCAAGGAAGGGCAGGTATGTGGTGTAAGACCTCAAGTAGCCCCAAGGTGGGACTCAACAGTATGTGCTGTCTTGACATCTGATAAAATCTGGAGCATCTCGATGGCCTCGCCACAAGTCCTTCTTCTAGTTGGGCTCCTGCTAAGGAATTCTTCTAGCCAACCGACCCTCCTTATCATAAGGACTGGGCATGGTTCCTGATCACCCCTGAGCAGCAGGCTTCAGTTTCATACTAGTCCACAGAATTAGTCAACAAGCCAACCGAACCCTTCTACTGGAAAAGGCCATCTCACCATTTAGTCAACAAAGCCTGCTCCTGGTTGTTTGCTCCCCAGAGCAACTCCTGTGTGCGGTGTCCttctctgggctgtgagcacacGTGACCGACAACCTGCTGTCGATCTCATCTGCCTGTGTCAGGTGCCACGTCTTCAGCCATCTCTGGAGCCCAAGGGTAAAAACCCTTCCCTCATCAACACAGGGAGAAGGAGGTGATCAGAACAAGGTAGCAACCTGATGGCTATGTTTAGAGTGTCCCACACTGTCCTCGTTTTTCTTATTTCACCATGGACCAGAGAAACCAGTCTAGCAGAAGTCTGAAGGCCCAACCCGGGAGCAGTGAAGAGCCTGCTATGCAGAGTCAGGAGATCTAGGATATAGCTAGTCCTGGTAGTGCTCCAAAGTTGGTCCTTTGACAAATCATTTCCTCTCAGACCTGTTTCCAGCTATAAAATGATGGAATGGCTTCTGTCAACTGTGTGATTCGATGAAATTGGTGAATAAGAAAAGTGAATGGCTGTGAGTCCTATGGTCATCATAAAGGAATATGCATTTTTAGAGGAGTTTTCACCCCATGTGTCTCTGGCTAGGGCAACTAGAGATGAGATGGGAGTTAGTTCTAAGGAACCAATTGGGAAACCACAGGCTGGCGGGAAATCTTGCTTTGGGTGGATTGCTCTAAACCCTCCTTGCTTTCAGCACCCTGATCCTGTCCCAGCAGCAAATGGGAGGAGGgtgtttttaagttcatttattttataatcttttaaaaacgtttatttatttgttttgagagagagagaccatgcacatgtgagtgggggagggacagagcgagagagaatctcaagcaggctctgcgctgccatcatggagcccgatgcagggctcgatcccatgaactgcgagatcatgacctgagccaaaatcaagagtcagatgcttaaactactgagccacccagagacccagCAAGTGGGAGTTTTTAAATCTCCCCTCACCATCCTGTGGTCCATCCCTGCCCCAGACTATCTCATTTGAACCCTTAATCTCAATCAGCCAGAGATCTTGCTTCAGCAAACACACAACTGCTATACCTCTGGAGTCCACActacccctccccttcctgaGTAAAGTGCTTGGGGACCCAGAAAGTAGGCCAGGTCCTCATAACCTTATCAAAATAGCACAGTGAGGCTTTCCATCCAACAACATTCAGAGACTTCGTCACAGAGTGGAAAACAGCATCCGGGTCCTTGTCCAGCCAGAGCCCAGACAGCTTCTGTAGTTAAAAGCCCTCTGTGTATCCCCAtgctctgccaaaaaaaaaaaaaaaggaatgctctCCAgtcccacgtgtgtgtgtgtgtgtgtgtgtgtgtgtgtgtgtgagagagagagagagagagagagagagagagagagagagagagaggagagataggCCCCAGCCTAAAGCAACTGTGCTCAGGTCGGAAAGGCCCCTGGACTGAGAATCAGAAAGCtgttaaggaaaaaagaacacaatgCAGGGAGTGACAGGGAGGAGGCCAGCATTTCTGGGAAGGAAGATAAATGGTGGTGAAGGCTGACAGCCTGGACATCCAAGGCCTTCAAAGTTATCCTCCAGACAATGAGAAGCCAGACTGCCTGACCCACAGAGAGGGACAGTCATACCAGACCGCTGTTCCGCAGTTCCCAGACCCTGAGAAGGCAGACACAGACAGCAGGCATACTAGGCGAGAGAGACCCCAGGTGGGCAGGGACGACTGCAGTTGTCCTAAAACGCCCCCCGAGCACCTGCTGGTGACCACAGTGAGTGGCCCCTGGACTGGACCGTTCTCGGGGCTCCTTGCAGTTAGCATGTTCCATCAGTGTCGGTGCTGGGAGGCCACCTCCCctcccagggaaggagagagtggtGAATCTCCCACTTGCTAGCCCAGGGATGACTCCCAACAGTGTGACTACAGTAATGGAAACCGCAGTGAAGGTGCCAGGGCCGGCTGCTATGAAGAAATAGGAGAATAGGCCGGCAGATGGCCGGGAGGCAGGGCCAGCCCAGAGGATGTCCCAACCAGAATTCACAAAAAGGCCGTTAGGATGTAAATCAACCAAATAAACCTTTGTTCAAAAAAATTCACCCCGCCTGTGGGTGGGAGAGACAAATGATGGGCACTGGCcgccaagaaaaaaaagacccaagCGCTTCTGGTGACTTGAAATGGATAGAGCTCTcggcaggtgccccaggagattAAAAGCCTGGCTTCCTCTATTCCTTTCTAGAAGGCCCTgtctcctccccagctcccacagTTCCACAATGTCCCCTCCCACTGGGCTGAGATGCAGGGGTGGAGTGGCTCAGCACTGAGGACCTGGGGTTCCAGGCTCAAGCCCGCTCTCCCCGCTCACTAGCCATGAAATAGGATGGGCAGTGGGATGGGATGAATCCCACATATCCTTGTGGAGTCAGCACAACCCGGGGTGTAATGTGCCCCGCACAGTGCACAGTGTCCGGCAGAAAACAGTATTCTTGCTCCCGTGGGAAAACCAAGCAAGCAGTCACCCACTACTCAGCGATGGGGAGAGGGGCggtgggggatggagggggagggtTAGTATCAGCAGGAGTATAGGAAATCAAGAAGAACCCTCTGGCTGCCTGCTCTGGGAGGTGCCAGCCCAGGAGCTTCGGGAGACTGAGTGCCCAGAGCAGAAAGCCCCGAAGGGTTGGGTGTTCTAAGATGGATGAGAGAGTGGGGCGGGCTCAGGATCAGGAAGGACCGGCAGGATGCAGTGCCTGCCTTGCTTCTGGAGAGCCGCTCTGATGTGGCAAAACACCCTGCCATCTTCCTTTGGAGAAAGCCTAGAATATTCCAACTCTAAAACTTCTCAGGGAGATGGGCTCCAgctgaaaaggaaaggagaaagcgggaggagacaggaggaggCGTGGGCACTGACAGAAGGGGCGGTGGCTGGCCTGCGTCCTCCACGCCTTACCCCTTGGAGTTCCCACAGGCTTCGGAAGCCTCGATGGGAACAAAGGGTTAAAGCTTTAAAAGGGGAGCAACCGTTTAGGAGTTCTAGGAGGCGCCTACCTCTGACCCACCCTGGTCTCCGGGGTCCTGAACCCTCCTATCCCTCGCCTGACCTACCAGCCACAGGGCGAGGTCTCTCTTCTGCAGCAGAGGGCCACTCTCCCACATCCCTACCAGGCgacctcctccctctgccatcCTTCCtcgctcctcccccctcctcccgaCTCAGGCTCTGATTGGCCGAGTCCCCGGCCCTCCCCGCTCCTCCACTCCCACCCTCGGTGAAATCTGCGGGCGCCGGCAGGGGTGCTGCAACTGGAGGCGGCGGAGCATCCGAGAGAGGCTGCAGCGGCGGAGGACCGGAGCCCAGGTGGGAGCAGGAGCCAAGGGCGGGACCCGGGGCGCAGGGAGAGGCCCCAAGCGCCCATGCACGTCCTCCAACCCGAGGCTTCGGGAAAAGGTTTGGGGGCGCCCCGGAAGGGAGCTTCGCGATCCTCGGCTAGGGGTCGGCTTCCAGGGTAGCGATGAGCGGGATGCAACTGCTGCAGGCCAGGGGCCCTGTTGCACCCCACCTTTTGCGGAAGGAGCACCCCGGCTTACCCCGCTGAAGGGACGGCTGTCTGGGGCTGGGACGCAGGAGGAGAGTCTAAAGGAAGGGCGCCAAGGACAGACGGCCTTGGGTTCAGCTCTCCACGCAGACATCCCCAGACCGAGCTCGCCAAggcgtggggtgggggcggtgaAATCGCGACGACGGAACGGACGACCGCCAGCTGCAGGGAATCTCTGCCACCCCTCCGGAGGGGTGGGTGCGGGGCGTCAAAGGGCCGGGAAACCGCAGTGCCGCGGGCGGGGACTGGAAGGCGGGCGGACGGGGGAGGGGAGAACTGAGAAAgggtgagagggggaagggggaccTCAAGTGGGAGAGGAGACGAGTGAAATTCAGGAACGGAATGAGGATGGGGCTAGCCCAGCGGCGGCTAGAGACGGTGGGAGCGCAGAACTTCTCTGGGTTCTGGGCTGCCgggaaataaaaacatctgtGCTTCCCCCGCCGCTCTCTAACCACCCTTTGGCTCTCcgtccctcctccagccccagccccatttCTTCCGCTCTAGCTGAGGCTTCCCATTTCCCTCCTACATCTCCAGCTCGCCCCCCTCCTCCGAAACTCAGTGTCTGCGGATCTGAGCCAGATGCCGACCCCCTTTCTTCCCCAACAGCACCTCCAGGGCCCTCTCAGTTATATAGTCAAGGGTGTACCGACTGCAGGCCCAGGCGTCGCGGGACCCCAGCCTTCCCCAGCCTCAGGGCTGAGAGCCAGGGACCTTGGATCCGTCTGGCTCGGGGTGCGCCTGAGCGCACGCACCGGGGCAGGGCCGCCCCGCTTACACTCCCAGGCGGAAGCCACTCTGGTGGCCTCTGCCAGGCGACCACCGACGCCGGCAGGCCAAGCTACTTGCTCCATGTCACCGCAGGGATATTGGTGCAGAGCAGGCTTCGAAAAAAGACAAGGCAGAGAGCCTAGATAGGGAGCCTACTGTAGCGGGGCTCTAGCTCTGGAGACATGCCCAGAGAGCTGAACATTTGGAAACATCTTGGTTCCTATGCAAGCAGAGGACATATGCAGAGAGCACAGTCACTTTCGCTCACATACATTCGGGAGCACCCTGCGCCTTGTGCCAGGTACAGCCCTATCTGCAAGCACCTTAACCACACAGTCCTTTTGGCGGAGGGAAATTAATGTCGGTGGGTCAATTACCATGGAGCAGCCCTCAGTGCCAGAAGTGTATCATTTTTCCTAAACCCATCACCACCCTGTAGGTTTTAAagctgattcattcattcattcagtatctTTTTAGCATCTGTTATATGCCAGGAACTCTTTGGGCACTGGGGATGTTCTCTTCacctgatcttagccaaaaggctgagaagcgatgtGGGGATGTTCTCTtgaacaagaaacagaaagtccCTGAATGGGGAGTTTTTGTGGAATGGGTAGAGTTTTAGTGACACAAAATAAAGAGTTCTGGAAATTACCCCACAATGTGAGTGAACTTCACACTActgaactggacacttaaaaataataaatgtagtaAATGCTGTGTTATGTctattttgccacaattaaaaaagaagaaagtcccCGCCTTCCTGAAGGGAAAAGGAAACGGTGAAAGTCACTTACCGAAAGCATTTAGCACAAACACACACCATTACAGGGTGCGTCCTCCCTCCCCCTTGCTTTCCTGGAGGGGGGAAAGCATCTAGTGACAGTGTCACATTCACTAGTAAGTGGGAGGGGACAAGCACTTGCATGGCTGCCAGGGCCAGAGGCCATCAAGGCAGAGGCGCTCTGTCTTTAGCAGGAAGTGTGGGCACACCTGCCCCATCTCTTGGCTGATACCCATCCTATCCCACCCCGCAGATCAAGGACTGAGCTCTCTGCACCATGAACCCCACCATCGGCATCGCTGTTCTGCTGACAGGTACTGGGCaatgggggcagggctgggattccAAGCACGctggcttccttcccttcagATGAGCGAGTTCCTTCCTCCCAACCTCAGAAGGCGGAGgtgacaaagggagagagggctCCTTTTCATCCCAAAGTCAGCTGAGCAGCCTCGCTGATCTTCTGACTGCTTAAGGTGGTTTTTGGAAAAGCAGTCCACTGAGTCTGCCCCACAATGAGGTGGAATCTCCAAATGGAAACCAGGAACCGGCACCAGCTCCCCAAGATCTCCTGCCCCTGAAACACCCAGGACTGAAGAGgatgggggaggcgggggagctGAGTGTGCAATGGGCAGGTTGAACTGGCCCTCGGGGACCTCTGGGGTGGGAAAGGGTGCCCTGAGAGCAGACCCTTGTGCCCTCGCTGGCCAGGCCATCCTCTACTGTTAATGTGGGTGGGAGGCCCCCTGCTCTGCAGGCCTCCCAACTTGGGAGTGGGCACTGCCGGTGCCAGTCTTGCAGGTGGCCCGTGGGCAGAAAGTGACCAGCCTGACTGCCTGCCTGGTGGACCAGAGCCTCCGTCTGGACTGCCGCCACGAGAACTCTACCACCTCGCCCATCCAGTATGAGTTCAGCATAACCCGTGAGAAGAAGAAGCACGTGATCTTTGGCACTATGGGGGTGCCTGAGCACTCCTACCGCTCCCGAACCAACTTCACCAGCAAGTACAACATCAAGGTCCTCTACTTATCCAGCTTCACCACCAAGGATGAGGGGACGTACACATGTGAACTCCAGCTCTCTGGCCAATCTTCCACCACCTCCAGCAAGAATGTCTCTGTGCTCCGAGGTGAGGCAAGCTCCCAACAAGGCCAAGGGAGCTGGGAAAGGGAGGCTGCGGAGGAAAGGGTTGGCGAAGACAGCAGGCAGTCCCCCTTGGCTGCGCCGAAGAGGAGAGGGGCCCCAGAaacctgtctccctcttcccccaactGTTGCCTGGAGCCCTGGGGAATCCCCGCCTTCTGTGTGAAGAGGGAGAAGGGCGAAGGGAGAAGGGACAGTGGGACAGGCAGGGTGGTGGAGCAGCCACTTCTGCCGTGACCCGGCAAACCCCTTGGCCCCccagtcctcctcctcccccccagaACACAGGGATGACACTAGCTGCCTCACCCATAGTTTTCTTTGGATAATGCTTCATGAAGATTTGATATAATGTCAGTTCAAGAGCTCAGGAACCTGCAAATGGGAAAGACGGGTGGTCCTCCTAGAGCAGACGGGACCTGATTCCAGCTAAGACATCCCAAGGGAATGTGCCCTTGCTCGGGGCCTGTGCCCGCCTGAATCCCGGTCCCTCTTCActcctgcccattctctctctccgcaGATAAACTGGTCAAGTGTGAGGGCATAAGCCTGCTGGCCCAGAACACCTCGTGGCTGTTGCTGCTtctgctctccctgcctctcctgcagGCCATGGACTTCATCTCCCTGTGACTGGCCGGGCAGGACGCCACAAGGCCCAGTCCAGAGACCCTACTTCTCGGAGTTGGCTGaccacccccccaaccctcaATTCCTCACACACCTCGGGGAGAAGCTGGGACCCCATCCCTCACAAGGAATCCCAGCACCGCATGCCATAATctacccattcccccaccccactgccgCTCACACCCTCTCCGCACGCCACtggctgtcttttctttttgtttttgttttgtttactcttTGTTCCAGGGTTGCTTCTATCTGGTTTATCCTTCCTTTACTTTACTTTGGGAGTTTGTGAAAAGGGAAGCCAGGTTGGGGATGTGATGGAGAGGgcatgggaggggtagaaggaTGGAGGGGTGCCAgtccatgggggtgggggtcatccTCGCCCACCAGGACCAGAGGCTTGGGAGAGACCTAGATGAGGAGGAGGCAGATGGGGTGCATTTGGGCCTGGCACATCCCCCAGCAGGCAGGGATGGTGCCTGAAGACCCCGAGTGTGAGGGCACCGTCAAGCATCCGGGGCCCATCACAAGAGGAGAGGATGAATAGCTCCAGGAGCGCTCTCTGCAACAGCAAGAAGCCATCCGTTTTCCACTGGCCTCGGGCCAGTGCAGCCCAGCGAAAACGCAGGTTCAGTCCGGGAGCAGTGCTAACGGAGGGTTGGAGAGGGGGTAGCAGAGAGGGTCCATCAGCCTCTCTAACCTGATGAAACTAGAACTGAGGGCCTGCTGTCGCTCACCTTGAGCAGCAGTTGAAGGGGCGGCGGAGGACAGGCCTCCTCCCAGCCTGGCCCAAGCTCTTAAGAGCTTCCAGAACTCTGACCTGCAGACAGTGAGTTGGGCCAGGTAGAGTCCCAGAGTGGAGCAGACATTGGCCCAAGTGTTTGGGaggctcttccttccctcccctatcagtgccagcccctccctgctggccGGTGGCCAAGCCTCGAGACAGTCCTCTGCCCCACAGGCCTGCCCTCTCGGGGacctggcggggggagggggtctgagGCAGCCCGTGCAGTGAGACCCGTGAGTGGGACATGCCTCCACACATGGCTTTTCCCAACACCCAGCTCCCCAGCCGGCCGCTGAGCCCTGTCCTGTGACTGTGTGTCGTGCCCACAGCTTATGGTAACTcattgaggaaaaagaaaactgtacaaTAAAACCACGCCTCCAGAATCTGTCTTCTAGCCTTGCTCTGCTTTgctcccccatctctccccagGCCCGCCTCCCTTCCCTTCGCTGTGCATCTCGATGGTCCAAACCGTCAACTCTAACTCTCCCACTTTCCTGCCTCCGtcagcccttcccctcccctgctgcccctggttggggtgggggcacgGGGGACCACTGCATGCTGGACTTTCCAGAACAACTCTAACCTGGCACACCTGCCCAAAGAAATGAATGTCCCGTCTCTGCTGACTCACCTGGCAGGAACGCCAGACTAACCTGCCAATATGGTGGCCAAGCCACACGGCCTGAGAGACCAACAAGGGCTAAGGTGTAGAGACTGCTTTTTCCTCTCGGATCTGGTTGTTCTCGGAAATGCCCCACAAGTTACATCTgctagagagagagggtaggTACTGGGGCACCGAGAGGAGTCACAGGAGGTGGCAGATGGGAGCTGAGCAGGTCCTCAAAATGTAAGGACAACCTCTCTTCTCAAATCTAACATGACTATGTAaaggactgggggggggggggcagcgagGCCTGTGCCCAGCTCCCTCCCCTAAGAGTCCATGAGTAGAATGTGAACATCCGTGGCCATCCGCCCGCTGGGAGCTAGACCAGGATCATGAGGTGGTTCTGGGCTCCTCCAGAGAGACTTGCCGGCTTGGCCCCAGAGactggggggaaggggatggtGACTATGCAGAAGCTCATTCATTTGGTATTCCCCACAATGCAGGCTGAGTCTAAGCATTTACTTAGAGGCTCAGGAGGTAAATTCATGTGCCCGACTCCCACTCTTCCTGACATCTGACAATGCCTGTACCTTGCGAGTGGCCCACGCAGTGGCCACGCCCTAAGAGAAGCTTGAGAGTTGGGCGACAGCCACACTGTCACATGGTGCAGCCAGCCTGGGGTCTCCAGAGGACACCAATGGACACAGGCTCCTCTGGTTCAGCTCCGCTGGGGGCTTCGAGAGCCTTTGTGGGGGAAAGGAGTTTGAATGCCACCCTTAGGGTGGTAAGAATTAAAACTGGAAGGGCTTTCTGGAAGAAACTGAGAAGCCAGGTGTGAAGCCTCAACTGTGAGAACCCCACCCCCTCAGTAAGATCCCGGCACCTGTGTAAAGCTTCCTCTGTGGCCTTTGTCATACCCTGGGGCGGCTCCCCTGAAGTTTAACAGCCACACTCTGCAGAGGGTCCTGGGGAGGGTCCAGGGGAGACAGCGCTGCTCTGCCTGCAGCCACGCCTGGGGGAGGAGAGCCCTGAGGCCTACAGTGGGTGAGGCTTGCTTAAGCCACAAAGTCCATCAGAGAACCAGGGGCCCTAGGAAGGCAGGCAAAGAGAAGAGGGGCCCAAAAGGGGCCCTACAACTTAAAGCCTGGGCTGTCAGCCTCACTACATAAGCCAGCCCAGAAGGAGCATGTTGTGGGCTGGGCGCGATCTGAGCTCTCAGAGGCAGGCCACGACAGCCATCAGGTCCTCTCTGGGCAAGCCAGAAGGTCTGGGACATCCACAGTGACATGGCTAATTATAAAGAGGGTGGGGGGCCTGCCCTAGTTTCTGCACACATGCCCCAGACCCCAGCCCACCAACCTCCTCCCTACTCCTCCACACCCCTCTCCCACGCCCCCCGTCAGCCATCTCAGTCCCTACCTTGGGACATGGACTCTTCTTGCTCAACAGCAACAGAAGCCCCTTTCCATACCCGATTTCTGACTGGATCATCTGAGACAGAGGACCAGCTGCACAGGGCGCAGTGTAAAGGTCTTTCCAGCAACTAGAAACTCCctcaggaagggcaggaaggcTACCATGCGGAGATTTTCATGGGTCAACCAAAAAATCTACACTGTGTCCAGGGAACCTGTGACCTGCATCGTCCAGCCTCCTCGGCGGGACCTCGGTCCCCTCCCTGTGTTTGCAGCTTCCGTGTTGTGAAGCACATGTCTGCCTTTACATGAGAAAGCAGCCAtcttaggaaaaaaggaaatgttggaGTTGGGGCCCTTCAGAGTCCTGGAAAAGTGTGGGGGCCATCAGCCCTCTCCCACACAGCCCAAGACAAAGGTGGCTGCCTTCCTGCCCAGGGCTCTCAGCCCCGGGAGGTTCATGTCCTGTGAAGACCCACAGGAGACATCTGCCTGGCAGAGGAAGGCCTGGAGTCAGGGGAAGGTATGGAAAGTGGACGCTTGGTGTGGGAGACAACGTAGGGCCCCAGGAAAGTGCCAGGGAAGCCAGATTtggctccacacccagaaaaGGCCCCGGCTGGCCGGAGCTGCCCAGCAGCAGAGGTAGGCCCTGCCCAGCCGTGGACCTGCTCCACGGAGCTCGTCTGCCCAGTCCAGTAAAGCAGTTTTCTGAACTAGGTCAGAATCTGGACTCGATGACCCTGGTCACTTCGCTCTTCAATGCCTCACTTctctaatattcaaaataagatGAGTCAGCTGGAATCACTTATTTGTAGAACAAACATTAAGGACCTGGCTCTGTGCCTTCAGGACACAGCCCCTGGCTGAGGCAATCTGCGGTCCAGGAAGAAGAAATTGATCTCAGTGCAGTGAGAAGTGGAATAAGGTGGTCCagaataaagactacatttcccagctcccTTACAGCAAGAGGTGCCTACGTGGCTGGATTCTTTCCGATGGGCCAAAAGGGCAAGATAATGTGTGCTTTCTATGAAGTGCTCTTAAAGGAAAACCACATGCCTTTCTGCCCCGTTTACCTCTCTGCTGGCTAGAATGTGGACCTGATGGCTGGAGCTACAGCACCCATCTTGGACTATGAGACAGAAGTGGTGTGTTACAAAGGACAAAGCACACGA is part of the Suricata suricatta isolate VVHF042 chromosome 11, meerkat_22Aug2017_6uvM2_HiC, whole genome shotgun sequence genome and encodes:
- the THY1 gene encoding thy-1 membrane glycoprotein, whose amino-acid sequence is MNPTIGIAVLLTVLQVARGQKVTSLTACLVDQSLRLDCRHENSTTSPIQYEFSITREKKKHVIFGTMGVPEHSYRSRTNFTSKYNIKVLYLSSFTTKDEGTYTCELQLSGQSSTTSSKNVSVLRDKLVKCEGISLLAQNTSWLLLLLLSLPLLQAMDFISL